A window from Candidatus Latescibacterota bacterium encodes these proteins:
- a CDS encoding dipeptidase, whose amino-acid sequence MDKVIAAIRAAADRQRAELFELLSIPSISADPAHKPDVQRAAQWLLAKLQGMGIRSEVVPTPGHGIVYGEHLATEGAPTVLLYGHYDVQPVDPLNLWTTPPFEPTIRDGKVFARGSSDDKGQVLCHLLAIEAFMEATGGLPVNLKIVIEGEEEVGSPNLTPFVEASRERLACDAVMVSDSAFFAKGVPSIVYGLRGLAYMEVIAHGPNRDLHSGSYGGAVANPADALAGMIAALHDEDRRIAVPGFYDKVRQLTPAEREEYTRLPHDEEAYMADLGVDGLQGEAGFSTLERLSARPTLEVNGIWGGYMGEGAKTVLPAYAGAKISCRLVPDQDPDDIAARVEKRLRELAPAGIRLEFVRHHGGRPYLAAPDSPFVEAGKGALEAAFGKRPVMTREGGSIPVVEAFGRLLGAPAVLMGLGLPDDNLHSPNEKLDLEQFHKGIEAAAQFMALAGKVGR is encoded by the coding sequence ATGGACAAGGTGATCGCCGCGATCCGCGCCGCCGCCGACCGGCAGCGCGCGGAGCTCTTCGAACTGCTCAGCATCCCCAGCATCAGCGCCGATCCCGCGCACAAGCCGGACGTCCAGCGCGCGGCCCAGTGGCTCCTGGCCAAGCTGCAGGGGATGGGCATCCGCAGCGAGGTGGTGCCGACGCCGGGGCACGGGATCGTCTATGGCGAGCATCTCGCGACCGAGGGCGCGCCCACGGTGCTGCTCTACGGCCACTACGACGTGCAGCCCGTGGACCCGCTGAACCTGTGGACCACGCCGCCCTTCGAGCCCACGATCCGCGACGGCAAGGTGTTCGCGCGGGGCTCGTCCGACGACAAGGGCCAGGTGCTCTGCCACCTGCTCGCGATCGAGGCCTTCATGGAAGCGACCGGTGGCCTGCCGGTGAACCTGAAGATCGTCATCGAGGGCGAGGAGGAGGTGGGCAGCCCCAACCTCACGCCCTTCGTGGAGGCCAGCCGCGAGCGCCTGGCCTGCGACGCCGTGATGGTGAGCGACAGCGCGTTCTTCGCCAAGGGCGTGCCGAGCATCGTCTACGGCCTGCGCGGGCTGGCCTACATGGAGGTCATCGCCCACGGGCCGAACCGCGACCTGCACAGCGGCAGCTACGGCGGGGCGGTGGCGAATCCGGCCGACGCGCTCGCGGGCATGATCGCGGCGCTGCACGACGAGGACCGCCGCATCGCGGTGCCCGGGTTCTACGACAAGGTCCGCCAGCTCACGCCTGCCGAGCGCGAGGAGTACACGAGGCTGCCCCACGACGAGGAAGCCTACATGGCCGACCTGGGCGTGGACGGCCTGCAGGGCGAGGCAGGCTTCAGCACGCTCGAGCGCCTGTCGGCGCGGCCGACCCTCGAGGTCAACGGCATCTGGGGCGGCTACATGGGCGAGGGCGCGAAGACCGTGCTGCCCGCCTACGCCGGCGCCAAGATCAGCTGCCGTCTGGTGCCCGATCAGGATCCCGACGACATCGCCGCGCGCGTGGAGAAGCGCCTGCGCGAGCTGGCGCCCGCGGGCATCCGGCTGGAGTTCGTCCGACACCACGGCGGCCGGCCCTATCTCGCCGCGCCGGACAGCCCCTTCGTCGAGGCCGGCAAGGGGGCGCTGGAGGCGGCCTTCGGCAAGCGGCCCGTGATGACGCGCGAGGGCGGGAGCATCCCCGTGGTGGAGGCCTTCGGACGCCTGCTCGGCGCCCCGGCCGTGCTCATGGGCCTGGGCCTGCCGGACGACAACCTGCACTCTCCCAACGAGAAACTGGACCTGGAGCAATTCCACAAAGGCATCGAGGCGGCGGCGCAGTTCATGGCGCTGGCGGGAAAGGTGGGACGATGA
- a CDS encoding acyl-CoA dehydrogenase, producing the protein MLNFQLNEQQQMIRDMIRDFAVKEVEPIAAEIDETMEFPEANIDKLAQLGILGMTVPPEYGGQGMDHLSYTLVVEELSRVCASTGITVAAAISLGIGPILANGSEEQKRKWLPDLAAGKFLGAFGLTEPGAGSDAGSPRTTAILQGNEWVINGTKQFITNAGHAGLITITAKTDPSAGRGKGISAIVVPADTPGFKLGTKENKLGIRASETWELIFEDCRVPASNLIGELNTGFATFMRTLEGGRISIGAMALGIAQGALDKAVPYALAREQFGKPIAKHQAVGNMIADMATEVEAARHLVYNAARLKDAGKPYGKEAAMAKLFASEVATRVASKAIQIHGGYGYTKEYPVERYYRDAKLTEIGEGTSEIQRIVIARRVLEEYGK; encoded by the coding sequence ATGCTCAACTTCCAGCTCAACGAGCAGCAGCAGATGATCCGCGACATGATCCGCGACTTCGCGGTGAAGGAAGTGGAGCCCATCGCCGCCGAGATCGACGAGACCATGGAGTTCCCCGAGGCGAACATCGACAAGCTCGCCCAGCTCGGGATCCTCGGCATGACGGTCCCGCCCGAGTACGGCGGCCAGGGCATGGACCACCTGAGCTACACGCTGGTGGTGGAGGAGCTGAGCCGGGTCTGCGCGTCGACGGGCATCACCGTGGCCGCTGCCATCAGCCTGGGCATCGGGCCCATCCTCGCCAACGGCAGCGAGGAGCAGAAGCGCAAGTGGCTGCCCGACCTCGCGGCGGGCAAGTTCCTCGGCGCCTTCGGCCTCACCGAGCCCGGCGCGGGCTCGGACGCGGGCAGCCCCCGCACCACGGCCATCCTCCAGGGCAACGAGTGGGTGATCAACGGCACCAAGCAGTTCATCACGAACGCGGGGCACGCCGGGCTGATCACGATCACGGCGAAGACGGATCCGTCGGCCGGGCGCGGCAAGGGCATCAGCGCGATCGTGGTGCCGGCCGACACGCCGGGCTTCAAGCTGGGCACCAAGGAGAACAAGCTGGGCATCCGCGCCAGCGAGACCTGGGAGCTCATCTTCGAGGACTGCCGCGTGCCCGCCAGCAACCTGATCGGCGAGCTGAACACGGGCTTCGCGACCTTCATGCGGACGCTCGAGGGCGGGCGCATCTCCATCGGCGCCATGGCGCTCGGCATCGCGCAGGGCGCGCTGGACAAGGCCGTGCCCTACGCGCTGGCGCGGGAGCAGTTCGGCAAGCCCATCGCCAAGCACCAGGCCGTGGGCAACATGATCGCCGACATGGCGACCGAGGTCGAGGCGGCGCGCCACCTGGTCTACAACGCGGCGCGGCTCAAGGATGCGGGCAAGCCCTACGGCAAGGAGGCGGCCATGGCCAAGCTCTTCGCCAGCGAAGTGGCCACCCGCGTGGCGAGCAAGGCCATCCAGATCCACGGCGGCTACGGCTACACCAAGGAGTACCCCGTGGAGCGCTACTACCGCGACGCCAAGCTCACCGAGATCGGCGAGGGGACGAGCGAGATCCAGCGCATCGTGATCGCGCGACGCGTCCTCGAGGAGTACGGCAAGTGA
- a CDS encoding M6 family metalloprotease domain-containing protein: MAREAGAVYLEAEPTVALQPDGSAVKALIVGDEYYSRLETEDGHTIVRDGSSGYYCYAELSVDASELLSTGIRAGSAAPLRLDKHLDLAPAAMAKTAADVRASLDDGPGDRWRPSYGAPHTGTVVGVTVLVDFADLDYHVERDYIERFFNEPGFDGNGTNGSVRDFFLHVSGGHLDYSNVVSPGYIQADEGWGYWSTHSISSAGQLVTEVLQKLDSQGFDFSAFDADGDGRIDAINILTEGPPMGNSALHPHADDNINVSLDGLIADYYQIHNIGPNIPYLGGVVHENGHMLCDWPDLYFTGSEEGRLGTFCLMGRGGGGYYNGRQPNAYLKYDAGWLSPIVLGSSLRTYQAPADANVAFRIDHPDRNRPEEFYIIENRQSSGYDEGIPDSGLAIYHIDESRYTSGLYVIDLVEADGEWTINGDDGDLWSSPEATAFNFSTDVAATWYDGEVPGINLSNVGPSQATMSFSFQRWDRYAVAVDPQPNEIIAPWSLTGPGSFSMEGGGYTELALPSPFSYTVDFFPSPLYGAPVPASVSKLLWTQPTQPIYFTSNYALPFGLITGGGLADTGSVSCANAVDVDGDGVAEVYVGNLDGAGQLLEHQGNGTFTDIAPSSLSSVTGVKNAAWADVDNDGDSDVFLVRGSNQHALLVNGGSGFTEATGNTPEFAQMGDAQTASWADIDADGLLDLFITRFNDANLRFDAAGGNRFVPGNAGWATLDSNTQGCRWGDYNLDGYLDLFVTGIGAGTYCRGITLNNAGTLSHPGAAWVLAYNAKDACWSDFNNDGLVDVLKLAPDSSHNFFMQWADPFDFEAVPSLGLVLDDGATATSVLADDFDNDGFVDLFVTCTGGRDFLAINRGDHDEQTAYFDQVYVGLTEASGPSMAAVACDFDGDGGMDIFVGRDGVDNYVLRNEVPDRGHWLNVSLAGSESNASAIGATVEVYAGEEHMLRQVTAGGGPAQRSTNLHFGLGSAQVATLVAITWPGGGTPTYLSNVTADQQIAVTQPTGGKREAPGEAPATAFEPAYPNPFNPKTTLSFSLESAAQVSVAIYSVDGRQVVELVNERLEAGEYSVTWTGRDAAGRRVSSGAYLCRVKAGDKEFTSRLTLLK; this comes from the coding sequence ATGGCCCGAGAGGCTGGGGCCGTCTACCTCGAGGCCGAACCCACGGTCGCCCTTCAGCCCGACGGAAGCGCAGTCAAGGCGCTGATCGTGGGAGACGAGTATTACTCCAGGCTCGAGACCGAGGACGGCCACACGATCGTCCGGGATGGCAGCTCCGGCTACTACTGCTACGCGGAGCTGAGCGTGGACGCCTCCGAGTTGCTCAGCACGGGCATCCGCGCGGGAAGTGCGGCCCCGCTGCGGCTCGACAAGCACCTGGATCTGGCCCCGGCGGCCATGGCCAAGACCGCGGCCGACGTGCGCGCGTCGCTGGACGACGGCCCCGGCGACCGCTGGCGTCCCAGCTACGGGGCGCCGCACACGGGGACCGTGGTCGGTGTCACCGTTCTCGTGGACTTCGCGGACCTGGACTACCACGTTGAGCGGGACTACATCGAGCGCTTCTTCAACGAGCCGGGCTTCGACGGCAACGGCACGAACGGCTCGGTCAGGGACTTCTTCCTGCACGTATCCGGGGGGCACCTGGACTACAGCAACGTCGTGAGTCCCGGGTACATCCAGGCCGACGAAGGCTGGGGCTACTGGAGCACGCATTCCATCTCCTCCGCGGGACAGCTGGTGACGGAGGTGCTTCAGAAGCTCGACAGCCAGGGCTTCGACTTCAGCGCCTTCGACGCCGACGGCGACGGCCGCATCGACGCCATCAACATCCTCACCGAGGGGCCGCCGATGGGCAACTCCGCCCTTCATCCCCACGCCGACGACAACATCAACGTGTCCTTGGACGGCCTCATCGCCGACTACTATCAGATTCACAACATCGGGCCCAACATTCCCTATCTGGGCGGGGTCGTCCACGAAAACGGGCACATGCTCTGTGACTGGCCGGACCTCTACTTCACGGGCTCAGAGGAAGGCCGCCTGGGGACCTTCTGTCTCATGGGCCGTGGCGGCGGTGGCTACTACAACGGCCGGCAGCCGAATGCGTATCTCAAGTACGACGCCGGTTGGCTGAGCCCGATCGTCCTCGGGTCGAGTCTGAGGACCTACCAGGCGCCGGCCGACGCCAACGTGGCGTTCAGGATCGACCACCCGGACCGCAACCGACCGGAAGAGTTCTACATCATCGAGAACCGCCAGTCGTCGGGTTACGATGAGGGCATTCCCGACTCGGGTCTGGCGATCTATCACATCGACGAGAGCCGCTATACCTCCGGCCTGTACGTCATCGACCTGGTCGAGGCCGACGGTGAGTGGACCATCAACGGCGATGACGGCGACCTCTGGAGTTCGCCCGAAGCCACGGCCTTCAACTTCAGCACGGACGTGGCGGCCACCTGGTACGACGGGGAAGTGCCGGGCATCAACCTGAGCAACGTCGGGCCTTCGCAGGCCACGATGAGCTTCAGCTTCCAGCGCTGGGACCGCTATGCCGTGGCAGTGGATCCCCAGCCCAACGAGATCATCGCGCCGTGGTCGCTGACTGGGCCCGGAAGCTTCTCGATGGAGGGCGGGGGGTACACTGAGCTCGCGCTCCCCAGTCCGTTCAGCTACACCGTGGACTTCTTCCCCTCGCCCCTCTACGGCGCGCCGGTTCCCGCCAGCGTCTCGAAGCTGCTGTGGACGCAGCCTACTCAGCCCATCTACTTCACGAGCAACTATGCGCTTCCCTTCGGGCTGATCACCGGCGGTGGTCTGGCCGACACGGGCAGCGTGTCCTGCGCGAACGCGGTGGATGTCGACGGCGACGGCGTGGCCGAGGTCTACGTCGGCAATCTCGATGGGGCGGGTCAGCTGCTCGAGCACCAGGGCAACGGGACCTTCACGGACATTGCCCCCTCGAGCCTGAGCAGCGTCACGGGCGTGAAGAACGCCGCGTGGGCCGACGTCGACAACGACGGCGATTCCGACGTCTTCCTGGTGCGCGGCTCGAATCAGCACGCGCTGCTGGTCAATGGCGGCAGCGGGTTCACGGAGGCCACCGGCAACACGCCGGAGTTCGCTCAGATGGGCGATGCGCAGACCGCGAGCTGGGCCGACATCGACGCGGATGGACTGCTGGACCTCTTCATCACCCGCTTCAACGACGCCAACCTGCGCTTCGACGCGGCGGGCGGCAACCGCTTCGTTCCCGGCAACGCCGGCTGGGCGACGCTGGACTCCAACACGCAAGGGTGCCGCTGGGGTGACTACAACCTGGACGGCTACCTGGATCTGTTCGTCACGGGGATCGGCGCGGGGACGTATTGCCGCGGGATCACCTTGAACAACGCCGGTACGTTGAGCCATCCCGGCGCCGCCTGGGTCCTGGCCTACAACGCCAAGGACGCCTGCTGGTCGGACTTCAACAACGACGGCCTCGTGGATGTCCTGAAGCTGGCGCCCGACTCATCGCACAATTTCTTCATGCAGTGGGCGGACCCCTTCGACTTCGAGGCGGTGCCCTCGCTCGGCCTGGTGCTGGACGATGGCGCCACGGCCACGTCAGTCCTCGCCGATGACTTCGACAACGACGGCTTCGTCGACCTCTTCGTCACGTGCACCGGCGGGCGGGACTTCCTGGCGATCAACAGGGGAGACCATGACGAACAGACGGCCTACTTCGACCAGGTCTACGTTGGCCTGACGGAGGCCTCGGGGCCGAGCATGGCCGCGGTAGCCTGCGACTTCGACGGCGACGGCGGCATGGACATCTTCGTCGGTAGGGACGGCGTGGACAACTACGTCCTGCGCAACGAGGTCCCCGACCGCGGCCACTGGCTGAACGTGAGCCTCGCCGGCAGCGAATCGAACGCGAGCGCCATCGGCGCCACCGTCGAGGTCTATGCCGGGGAGGAGCACATGCTGCGGCAGGTGACGGCGGGCGGCGGCCCGGCCCAGCGGTCGACCAATCTGCACTTCGGGCTGGGCAGCGCGCAGGTCGCGACGCTCGTGGCGATCACCTGGCCCGGCGGTGGCACTCCCACCTACTTGAGCAACGTCACGGCGGATCAACAGATCGCCGTGACGCAGCCGACGGGTGGCAAGCGCGAGGCGCCCGGCGAAGCGCCGGCGACGGCCTTCGAGCCGGCCTACCCGAACCCCTTCAACCCCAAGACCACCCTCAGCTTCTCCCTCGAGAGCGCCGCGCAGGTGAGCGTGGCGATCTACTCGGTGGACGGCCGCCAGGTCGTCGAACTGGTGAACGAGCGGCTGGAGGCCGGCGAGTACAGCGTCACCTGGACAGGTCGCGACGCCGCCGGGCGCAGGGTGTCGTCGGGAGCCTATCTCTGCAGGGTCAAGGCGGGTGACAAGGAGTTCACCAGCCGCCTGACGCTTCTCAAGTAG
- a CDS encoding DUF4440 domain-containing protein — MQYFLTLALAGLGLLAAVGSASAGGAGNANAETHRQELVAAREAWSQAIAQGDLPRIFSFWTDDAVIYPVDEAPVRGIAAVREYVAHNRRDLGIAPRSKPLEIVASASGDFGYIVGTYEWIDAKGVASRPGRYVTLWRPDAEGRWKCYLEIHSPRPDDGGEGP; from the coding sequence ATGCAGTACTTCCTCACGCTCGCGCTCGCGGGACTCGGTCTGCTCGCGGCGGTCGGCAGCGCGTCGGCCGGCGGCGCCGGCAACGCCAACGCCGAAACCCATCGCCAGGAACTCGTGGCCGCCCGCGAGGCCTGGAGCCAGGCCATCGCGCAGGGCGATCTGCCGCGCATCTTCTCCTTCTGGACCGACGACGCGGTGATCTACCCCGTCGACGAGGCGCCGGTGCGGGGCATCGCCGCCGTGCGGGAGTACGTCGCGCACAACCGGCGGGACCTTGGCATCGCGCCGCGGTCCAAGCCGCTTGAGATCGTGGCCTCGGCATCCGGCGACTTCGGCTACATCGTCGGGACCTACGAGTGGATCGACGCCAAGGGCGTGGCCAGCCGGCCCGGACGTTACGTCACGCTCTGGCGGCCCGATGCCGAGGGCAGGTGGAAGTGCTACCTGGAGATCCATTCGCCACGGCCGGACGACGGCGGCGAGGGCCCCTAG